A genomic window from Candidatus Pelagisphaera phototrophica includes:
- a CDS encoding sulfatase, with protein sequence MRNFLLTLLVISSFIAIGKGAANEGAAKPMNVVFILADDLGWSDTELYGKTKLYKTPNILRLAKLGCTFNRAYSNSPLCSPTRASFLTGQTPARHGSTQPRHHTTNVILKAELAKRAKPSEKALPVVSATRLDTNLPTIGKMMQQAGYATAHFGKWHLGAEPYSPLQHGFAIDIPHHTGPGPGRTYVAPWTFRHIKENYPGEHIEDRMSEEAVKWMDKVSGEDKPFFMNYWMFSVHGPWNAKEELIEKYKEAIDPSNEQISATYAAMVHSLDDAVGVLLAAIERKGIADNTVIIFTSDNGGNIHTRLPEGGGIPVTSNTPLRGGKASMREGGVRVPTIVVWPGLTTPGSRSDEIIQTSDFYTTILKGQGIALPGNHPVDGIDIRPALKGQNLDRDGIFTYFPCIVPVSEWLPPSMSVHSGNYKMVRVFHGGENGQHDYKLYDLSMDISESNNMAAKMPERTERLDRMIEEYLKETGAVIPMPNPNFDPKQFDPAAIGVRPRGKN encoded by the coding sequence ATGAGAAACTTCCTCCTAACACTTCTGGTTATCTCCAGTTTTATTGCCATAGGCAAAGGCGCTGCGAATGAGGGTGCTGCAAAACCAATGAACGTGGTGTTCATTCTGGCGGATGACCTCGGTTGGAGCGATACGGAGCTTTACGGCAAAACAAAGCTGTATAAAACGCCGAACATTCTACGTTTGGCCAAGCTTGGTTGCACTTTCAACCGAGCGTATTCAAATTCTCCGCTGTGCTCGCCAACGCGGGCCAGTTTTCTAACCGGGCAAACACCTGCCCGTCACGGCAGCACGCAACCGAGGCATCACACGACAAATGTCATTTTGAAGGCGGAGTTGGCAAAACGGGCTAAGCCCTCCGAAAAGGCGCTGCCTGTAGTGAGTGCGACGCGCCTGGATACGAATTTGCCTACCATCGGAAAAATGATGCAACAGGCGGGATATGCCACGGCCCACTTTGGCAAGTGGCATTTGGGAGCGGAGCCTTACAGTCCTTTGCAGCATGGCTTCGCCATCGACATACCGCATCACACCGGTCCCGGTCCTGGGAGGACGTACGTCGCTCCCTGGACTTTCAGACATATCAAGGAGAACTATCCAGGGGAGCACATCGAAGATCGTATGAGCGAAGAGGCGGTCAAGTGGATGGACAAGGTTTCGGGAGAAGATAAGCCCTTTTTCATGAACTACTGGATGTTCTCGGTTCATGGTCCCTGGAATGCCAAGGAGGAGCTGATCGAGAAATACAAAGAAGCGATCGATCCAAGTAACGAGCAGATTTCCGCTACCTATGCTGCCATGGTACACTCGCTTGATGACGCGGTGGGAGTGCTGCTGGCTGCGATTGAACGCAAAGGCATCGCAGATAATACGGTGATCATTTTCACTTCCGACAACGGTGGAAATATTCACACTAGGCTGCCTGAAGGGGGAGGCATTCCGGTCACATCGAACACGCCGCTACGTGGCGGCAAGGCTTCGATGCGTGAGGGCGGGGTGCGCGTGCCTACCATTGTCGTCTGGCCAGGATTGACCACGCCCGGCAGTCGGAGCGACGAGATTATTCAAACCTCGGACTTTTACACAACTATCCTCAAGGGGCAGGGTATCGCTCTTCCGGGAAACCACCCAGTGGACGGCATTGATATCAGGCCCGCCCTGAAAGGCCAGAATCTGGACCGCGACGGGATCTTCACTTACTTCCCGTGTATTGTTCCGGTGTCGGAATGGTTGCCGCCTTCTATGTCCGTGCACTCGGGCAACTATAAAATGGTGCGCGTCTTCCACGGAGGCGAAAACGGACAGCACGATTATAAGCTCTACGACCTTTCAATGGACATTAGTGAGTCAAATAATATGGCTGCGAAGATGCCGGAGCGCACGGAAAGACTGGATCGGATGATCGAAGAGTACTTGAAGGAAACCGGAGCGGTTATCCCGATGCCCAACCCGAATTTCGATCCGAAGCAATTTGACCCGGCCGCGATTGGTGTGAGACCCAGAGGCAAGAATTAG
- a CDS encoding DUF429 domain-containing protein, with the protein MNTAVGVDGCKAGWFYFRRDQTSISFGVASDLEELTSVLPKSSRIFIDIPIGLIDSGSDERACDKAARKALGRPRGSSVFPAPAYPVLKAAEYRDAKELSVIAIGKKLSKQAFNIINKIREVNTFLLSSQNSEYTIREIHPELCFWGLNKRQAMKHSKKCSAGFEERLSLLENHLPNGRDLTNRSLIKFKRSEVAKDDILDALVGMVVASTFDNKLKTLPASPQLDSRGIPMEIVYTEQPNDYAL; encoded by the coding sequence ATGAACACAGCAGTCGGCGTAGATGGTTGCAAAGCCGGTTGGTTCTATTTTCGGAGAGACCAGACGTCGATATCCTTTGGAGTCGCTTCAGACCTAGAAGAGCTAACCAGCGTCCTTCCAAAAAGTTCTAGAATTTTCATAGATATCCCAATCGGGCTGATCGACTCGGGCAGCGATGAACGAGCGTGTGACAAAGCCGCTCGTAAAGCGCTGGGTAGACCTCGGGGCTCTTCTGTCTTCCCTGCCCCAGCCTATCCAGTGCTTAAAGCTGCTGAATACAGGGACGCGAAGGAGCTGAGCGTAATCGCCATCGGAAAAAAGCTTAGCAAGCAGGCATTCAATATTATCAATAAAATTCGCGAAGTTAATACCTTCTTACTTTCTAGCCAAAATTCTGAATATACAATCCGTGAGATTCACCCCGAATTATGCTTCTGGGGCCTGAACAAACGGCAAGCGATGAAACATTCAAAAAAGTGCTCCGCCGGATTCGAAGAGCGGCTAAGCTTGCTGGAAAATCATCTACCAAACGGGCGCGACCTTACCAATCGATCACTCATAAAGTTCAAGAGATCCGAGGTAGCGAAGGACGATATTTTAGATGCCTTGGTCGGCATGGTTGTCGCCAGCACCTTCGACAATAAGTTGAAAACGTTGCCCGCTTCCCCTCAGTTGGACTCACGGGGCATACCCATGGAAATAGTCTACACAGAACAACCCAATGATTACGCGCTCTGA
- a CDS encoding twin-arginine translocation signal domain-containing protein has product MFVTRRNFVKTSTAATA; this is encoded by the coding sequence ATGTTTGTGACCCGCCGCAATTTCGTCAAAACCTCCACAGCAGCTACTGCCTAG
- a CDS encoding GAF domain-containing sensor histidine kinase produces MDVTPIPDDEKLRLESLYRYGILDTETEEMFDDLTQLASAICCTPISLVSLIGKERRWFKSNLGLPLKETSREVSFCSHAILESGVFTVRDALEDPRFSDNPLVLGDPLMRFYAGAPIVTADGFAIGTLCVIDREPRELRPDQEEALKHLAKQIVRNLNLRLKLQKARNQNDGNNLLISVISHDLRAPLCSMVSIHDMLQHESLSNSRRRDELIKTLEETTQKALAHADELLERMQLGSELEPFASQEVDLVDVLKDIETLFKANYEGKNISYKTVHSNRTFRVIADTNYLYSILRNLISNALKFTNPGGSVAVELYELRKRLIISVKDNGRGINPSHIETILSEQYSVSNLGTEGEKGTGMGLSLASQLSRLMGWKLSIDSNLNDGTKAYLTIPKICG; encoded by the coding sequence ATGGACGTTACGCCGATTCCAGATGACGAAAAGCTGAGACTAGAATCGCTATATCGGTATGGTATCCTCGATACTGAAACGGAGGAGATGTTCGATGATTTGACTCAATTGGCTTCGGCGATATGTTGTACACCAATATCATTGGTGTCTTTAATTGGTAAAGAAAGGCGATGGTTCAAGTCGAACCTTGGCCTTCCTTTAAAGGAAACTTCCAGGGAGGTCTCTTTTTGTTCTCACGCAATCCTAGAAAGCGGTGTATTTACTGTGAGGGATGCCTTGGAGGATCCGAGGTTTTCGGATAACCCTTTAGTCTTAGGCGATCCATTGATGCGATTCTACGCGGGGGCTCCGATTGTAACTGCTGATGGCTTTGCTATAGGAACGTTGTGCGTGATTGATCGTGAGCCTCGTGAATTGCGTCCGGACCAAGAGGAGGCGTTGAAGCACCTTGCTAAACAGATCGTGCGGAATTTGAATCTGCGTTTAAAATTGCAGAAGGCGAGAAATCAAAATGATGGCAATAATCTCTTAATTTCAGTTATTTCCCATGATTTGCGAGCCCCGCTATGCTCGATGGTTTCAATCCACGATATGCTGCAGCACGAAAGTCTTAGCAATTCACGACGGCGCGACGAACTGATCAAAACTCTCGAAGAGACTACTCAAAAGGCTTTAGCCCACGCAGACGAATTGCTCGAGCGTATGCAGCTGGGTTCGGAGTTGGAGCCTTTTGCAAGCCAGGAAGTCGATTTGGTAGATGTATTAAAGGATATCGAAACGCTGTTTAAAGCAAACTACGAGGGGAAAAATATCAGCTATAAGACTGTTCATTCAAACAGGACCTTTCGAGTTATCGCGGATACCAACTACCTTTATTCAATTCTCAGAAATCTCATATCGAATGCTTTGAAATTCACCAATCCTGGTGGAAGCGTTGCGGTGGAACTCTACGAGCTAAGAAAACGGTTAATCATTTCAGTGAAGGACAATGGACGAGGCATAAATCCATCTCACATTGAAACCATTCTTTCTGAGCAATATTCAGTATCGAACTTAGGAACCGAGGGTGAGAAGGGGACGGGTATGGGTTTGAGCCTAGCATCCCAACTATCAAGGCTAATGGGTTGGAAACTTTCGATCGATTCGAATTTAAATGACGGAACTAAAGCCTACCTTACAATTCCGAAAATCTGTGGTTAG
- a CDS encoding NIPSNAP family protein, producing the protein MKNIIYRSTSLAFMALFALVNSSLAQDAPKAGPREHYELRFYTVDSAAQQQRVADYWAQAAIPALNRLGINNIGLFQETKPQEGEAFGQVVVLIPYKNIGQFASSQWKLNADKEYKKAGAGYLRASKDDPAYRRIESHLLRAMKVKPQLTVPNIGKKRIFEMREYEGHSAAGSANKIAMFDQIEADIFAESGLEAVFYSETLIGKNRPSLRYMVTFDDEADQAKDWQSFRDNPRWNKAKVDPKWSRGGVSGRTTNYLKPFKGSQL; encoded by the coding sequence ATGAAGAATATAATTTATCGTTCGACCTCTCTCGCGTTCATGGCGCTTTTTGCGCTGGTAAACAGTAGCCTTGCTCAGGATGCGCCCAAGGCGGGTCCTCGTGAGCACTACGAGCTTCGCTTTTACACCGTCGACTCGGCGGCTCAGCAGCAGCGCGTTGCTGATTACTGGGCTCAGGCGGCGATTCCAGCCTTAAATCGCCTAGGAATTAATAACATTGGCCTCTTCCAGGAAACCAAGCCGCAGGAAGGTGAGGCATTTGGTCAAGTCGTTGTGCTGATTCCCTACAAGAACATCGGCCAGTTCGCGAGTTCGCAGTGGAAGCTCAACGCGGACAAGGAATACAAAAAAGCAGGGGCTGGCTACCTCAGGGCATCGAAGGACGACCCTGCTTATCGCCGGATTGAAAGCCACTTGCTTCGTGCGATGAAGGTTAAGCCGCAGTTAACGGTGCCCAATATCGGAAAGAAGCGAATTTTCGAGATGCGCGAGTACGAAGGGCATAGTGCAGCGGGGAGCGCGAACAAGATTGCCATGTTCGATCAGATCGAGGCGGACATATTTGCCGAGTCCGGGCTAGAGGCGGTCTTTTATTCGGAGACACTCATCGGAAAAAACCGTCCCAGCTTGCGCTACATGGTCACCTTTGATGACGAAGCGGACCAGGCGAAGGACTGGCAGTCCTTCCGTGATAATCCGCGCTGGAACAAAGCCAAGGTCGATCCAAAGTGGAGCAGGGGAGGCGTGTCTGGCCGAACCACGAATTACCTAAAGCCGTTCAAAGGCTCCCAGCTCTAG
- a CDS encoding sulfatase family protein: MKHTLFFSLLIAYTFSLSLLGKPNVVLLLSDDLGYQDIGCYEGPVKTPALDQLAAGGTRFSDFYSGCAVCSPSRAVLLTGRHHIRAGVYSWIFDGTQNSHLLEREITLAEILKDAGYATAHVGKWHLGLPTADRKKPTPSDHGFDYWFATANNAAPSHRNPNNFVRNGEAVGEIEGYSCQIVVDEAIDWLDQSDRDIPFFLNVWFHEPHAPIAAPDEIVSQYGGLEDRAAIYSGTIANEDQAIGRLLAKLREIDDPKNTLIFYGSDNGSYRDDRTGGLRGRKGMNWEGGIRVPGIFNWPGKIAANRLETAPAGLVDILPTVCRLLNLDTPQGVHLDGTDLSSLLTGGGKRFERTQPLFWHLQKARPIVAIRDGDYSLVAEPDFELSTHNMFQETWIPSIKSGTYKNYQLFNLKTDPKQKTDIARQNPELTDRLKKQLLEINASIMADGPDWHLIP; this comes from the coding sequence ATGAAGCATACCCTGTTTTTTTCTCTTTTGATCGCGTATACGTTCTCACTCTCCCTTCTTGGAAAACCCAATGTAGTCTTGCTGCTTTCGGATGACCTAGGGTATCAGGATATTGGATGCTATGAGGGGCCCGTCAAGACACCCGCCTTGGACCAGTTGGCTGCGGGAGGCACTCGGTTTTCGGACTTCTACTCTGGATGCGCGGTTTGTTCTCCCTCAAGGGCAGTTCTTTTAACCGGCCGCCATCATATTCGAGCCGGAGTCTATAGCTGGATATTCGACGGAACCCAGAATTCCCATCTCCTTGAGCGCGAAATCACTTTGGCGGAAATCCTGAAGGATGCCGGCTACGCAACGGCTCACGTAGGCAAATGGCACTTGGGTCTACCAACTGCGGACCGAAAAAAGCCGACTCCGAGCGACCATGGCTTCGACTACTGGTTTGCGACGGCGAACAACGCTGCTCCTAGCCATCGCAATCCCAACAATTTCGTTCGCAACGGAGAAGCCGTCGGAGAAATCGAGGGCTACTCGTGTCAGATTGTCGTAGACGAGGCCATTGACTGGCTAGATCAAAGCGATCGTGACATTCCCTTTTTCCTAAACGTCTGGTTCCACGAGCCCCATGCTCCGATCGCCGCTCCCGACGAAATCGTTTCCCAGTATGGTGGTCTAGAAGACAGGGCAGCCATATACTCTGGCACCATCGCCAATGAGGATCAAGCGATCGGCAGACTATTAGCAAAGCTAAGGGAGATCGACGATCCCAAGAACACCCTAATCTTTTACGGATCCGACAATGGAAGCTACCGAGATGATCGAACCGGGGGCCTCCGCGGAAGGAAAGGCATGAACTGGGAAGGCGGGATTCGCGTACCGGGAATATTCAATTGGCCCGGAAAGATCGCAGCGAATCGCCTAGAAACGGCACCTGCGGGACTCGTGGATATATTGCCCACCGTATGCCGCCTACTAAATTTGGATACTCCTCAGGGGGTCCATTTGGACGGAACTGATCTGTCGTCTTTACTCACCGGTGGCGGAAAGCGCTTTGAACGCACGCAACCTTTGTTTTGGCATCTCCAGAAAGCGAGACCGATTGTGGCTATACGGGATGGAGACTATTCGCTCGTAGCTGAACCGGATTTCGAGCTATCGACACACAATATGTTTCAGGAGACGTGGATTCCCTCAATCAAGTCGGGAACCTACAAGAACTACCAGTTATTTAATCTAAAAACCGATCCGAAGCAGAAAACCGACATTGCTAGGCAGAATCCAGAACTGACAGATCGCCTAAAGAAGCAGTTACTGGAAATCAACGCCAGCATCATGGCCGATGGCCCCGACTGGCACCTGATTCCTTAG
- a CDS encoding FG-GAP repeat domain-containing protein, translated as MRIYKLPLAPTLLFTACSPQSETPVGDRLSEAKSADGMYISWNEHIIDDPEVAGFALSGSDGLVIADLDGDGFEDIVSVHESDSEYDSSQYDPNYVPDSAGHVRIAFGSGDPKLWTNITLAEGTDSPAPEDAAISDLNGDGHLDVIVAAELSHLIYLQNPGVNIRTEPWPRLIIPQTQGRGSYIRVFFGDFNLDGIPDVSAANKGSQRPGPNDFERKTPIHLFQAKGDPLNEESWHEIELGRYVVPQNAEPVDLDNDGDLDIIVGTRGEERMVFFENEDPSNLKFKEHSIHIEGIYMAGFNLEYDDLNRDGRLDIIGASDEYTGVVWIEQPENFNEEWLVHHIGDFGPDWMVGFGIADIDNDGDTDVISGSYSRGSRMGDEDVDRLDGLGRIGWFENPGDPSSVWIRHDITRRKRGMFDKLIPRDLDNDGDIDFLATRGNSDPFDGVIWLEQIRTRNPLPTFKAARSGESPEMPLP; from the coding sequence ATGAGAATCTATAAACTCCCACTAGCACCTACCCTATTGTTCACAGCGTGCAGTCCTCAATCAGAAACGCCGGTAGGCGACCGACTCAGCGAAGCAAAAAGCGCCGATGGAATGTACATAAGCTGGAACGAGCATATCATCGACGATCCTGAAGTTGCAGGGTTCGCTCTAAGTGGAAGCGACGGCCTGGTGATAGCGGATCTCGATGGAGACGGATTTGAGGACATCGTCTCCGTACATGAATCCGATTCTGAGTATGATTCTAGCCAATACGATCCTAATTATGTTCCTGATTCAGCTGGACATGTTCGAATCGCATTTGGTTCCGGTGATCCCAAATTGTGGACCAACATAACACTAGCGGAAGGAACCGATTCTCCTGCCCCTGAGGATGCCGCAATTTCAGATCTCAATGGCGACGGACATTTGGATGTCATCGTAGCTGCTGAGCTATCTCATTTAATCTATCTGCAAAACCCAGGAGTCAACATACGAACGGAACCCTGGCCTCGACTCATCATCCCACAGACGCAAGGACGTGGATCTTACATCCGCGTGTTCTTTGGTGACTTTAATTTGGACGGAATTCCAGATGTTTCTGCAGCGAACAAAGGGTCTCAACGTCCGGGCCCCAATGACTTTGAACGAAAGACCCCTATCCATCTGTTTCAAGCTAAAGGCGATCCTCTAAACGAGGAAAGCTGGCATGAAATTGAGCTCGGTCGCTATGTTGTCCCTCAAAATGCAGAGCCGGTGGATCTCGACAACGATGGCGACCTCGACATCATTGTCGGAACCCGAGGGGAAGAGAGAATGGTGTTTTTCGAAAACGAAGACCCCTCGAATCTGAAATTCAAAGAGCATTCGATCCATATCGAGGGAATCTACATGGCGGGATTCAATCTGGAGTACGACGATCTCAATAGAGATGGCCGTCTCGACATTATTGGTGCTAGCGATGAATACACGGGAGTCGTTTGGATAGAACAACCAGAGAACTTCAACGAGGAATGGCTCGTCCACCACATCGGGGATTTCGGGCCCGATTGGATGGTTGGATTCGGAATTGCTGATATCGATAATGACGGTGATACCGACGTGATTTCCGGTAGCTACAGCAGGGGCTCTCGGATGGGCGATGAAGACGTCGACCGGCTCGATGGACTAGGTCGTATCGGCTGGTTTGAAAATCCGGGAGATCCTAGCTCAGTTTGGATCCGACACGATATTACCCGACGTAAACGAGGTATGTTTGACAAACTCATACCTCGTGATCTGGACAACGACGGGGATATCGACTTTTTGGCGACACGCGGAAACAGCGATCCCTTCGACGGAGTCATTTGGCTAGAGCAGATTCGCACCCGGAATCCTCTGCCAACCTTCAAAGCGGCCCGTTCGGGGGAAAGTCCAGAAATGCCGCTTCCATAA
- a CDS encoding sulfatase-like hydrolase/transferase produces the protein MKIYNFFFFVLVLLSISQHCQATDSQPNILFIVCDDLNTLVSTSDYPYISTSAFDALADNGMTFERAYCQYPVCGLKSNTNPIEAAPQLVCV, from the coding sequence ATGAAAATATACAACTTCTTCTTTTTTGTTTTGGTCCTATTGTCCATTTCTCAACATTGCCAAGCAACCGATTCTCAGCCAAATATTCTCTTCATCGTTTGTGATGATCTGAATACACTTGTTTCGACGTCCGACTACCCCTATATTTCCACGTCTGCCTTTGACGCATTGGCTGATAATGGCATGACCTTTGAACGAGCCTACTGCCAATATCCGGTCTGTGGGCTCAAATCGAACACTAACCCCATCGAAGCAGCACCCCAATTAGTGTGTGTGTGA
- a CDS encoding PSD1 and planctomycete cytochrome C domain-containing protein: protein MIPIERIFRLSAFLNLLVFVPAKGETVDYAGDVLPILAGKCFDCHGPDEAAREAGLRLDTPEGAYADLEGLIAVVPGDPDASELIYMINSEHSEERMPPPESKKELSAEEKNILFQWIKEGGKYDKHWAFEIPKKVRVSKKAHPIDAFVQERLKAEGIEPSALADPTTLLRRLFLDLIGLPPSPVEIDNFLSAYKKSPTKSVENLVDDLMERPAFGEKWARHWLDLARYADTNGFEKDKMRDQWIYREWVINALNDDMPYDQFLIEQLAGDLLPNATQDQIIASGFMRNGMVNEEGAIIPEEFRIKGVFDRVDCFGKATLGLTLQCAQCHSHKYDPISHEEYFGLFSFFNDTHEAQSWVYSDAQLQKIGDIKRKVSELEDQIRNEIPDWQNRLAHWVSENQTKNSKWKIWDTTLQDWEGGLNHPEELPDHSILIQGHPTVTGVTLIEGKSSLPMVTGMRLEAFTHGDLPFRGPGRSYWGTFAISEWEVYRKWPGEEDWTRVDLQEAWADFNPPVSGLKDYFHHKTHDPEKERRIGPAEFLADGDDKTAWSPDRGPIVRHTESVASIQFKEPLAMPEGSEIRVRLIQNHGGSLNGRDNQQLGRMRFSLTDSTNLEVPSHDHAVTLALQKAEKDRSGEDSTTLFRAWRKSAEEFREINEQIALLESKYPEAKTSVLHTMDTESDFKRITRLLEKGEWNKPTFEVERQIPAILNPLDVENPTRLDLARWVTSEDTPLTARVHVNRIWQTLFGEGLVTTPEDFGTRAPIPEYQNILDWLAVDFLETDWSQKRLIKSIVISKTYQQSSRNRPDLQEKDPTNRLLARGPRFRADAEVIRDIALYTSGLMNPKIGGPSIFPPIPDTVINDNYVIPEYWKETTDENRYRRSLYIFRKRAMPDPTLASFDAPNADISCVRRVRTNSPLSALTSLNEPIFVESAKALALRILKEGGNDDKSRINYGYLLTTSRPAKELEIREINRLIDEQSERLADGWLDIQEIAFIDTENPPQLPNGISPRELASWAIASRVLLNLDENLTKN, encoded by the coding sequence ATGATCCCTATTGAACGCATATTTCGACTTTCAGCTTTCCTAAACCTTCTCGTTTTCGTTCCTGCCAAAGGGGAAACCGTCGACTACGCCGGAGACGTTCTTCCTATTCTGGCCGGCAAATGTTTCGATTGCCATGGACCGGACGAGGCCGCCCGCGAGGCTGGCCTGCGCTTGGACACACCGGAAGGTGCCTATGCGGACTTGGAAGGACTCATCGCCGTTGTGCCGGGTGATCCCGATGCGAGCGAGCTGATTTACATGATTAATTCCGAACATTCGGAAGAGCGAATGCCTCCACCAGAAAGCAAAAAGGAGCTCAGTGCGGAAGAGAAGAACATCCTATTTCAGTGGATCAAAGAGGGAGGGAAATACGATAAGCATTGGGCCTTTGAAATTCCCAAGAAAGTCCGTGTTTCGAAAAAGGCCCATCCCATCGACGCGTTTGTTCAAGAGCGCCTTAAAGCTGAGGGAATCGAGCCTTCTGCTTTGGCTGATCCTACCACCTTGCTGAGGCGACTTTTCTTGGACTTGATCGGTCTCCCTCCGAGCCCGGTCGAGATAGACAACTTCCTTTCAGCCTACAAAAAAAGTCCTACGAAAAGTGTGGAAAATCTGGTCGACGACCTTATGGAGCGTCCCGCCTTCGGCGAAAAATGGGCCCGGCACTGGCTCGACCTCGCTCGCTATGCCGATACGAACGGTTTCGAAAAGGACAAAATGCGCGACCAATGGATCTATCGGGAATGGGTTATCAACGCCTTGAACGACGACATGCCCTACGACCAGTTCTTGATCGAACAGCTCGCTGGGGATCTTCTGCCCAACGCGACGCAGGACCAAATCATCGCATCCGGATTTATGCGAAATGGAATGGTCAATGAAGAGGGAGCCATTATTCCCGAAGAATTTCGGATCAAAGGAGTCTTTGACCGGGTTGATTGCTTTGGGAAAGCTACATTGGGACTTACTCTGCAGTGCGCCCAATGCCATTCCCACAAGTACGATCCGATCTCCCACGAAGAATATTTTGGCTTGTTCTCGTTTTTCAATGACACGCACGAAGCCCAATCCTGGGTCTACTCCGATGCCCAGCTGCAAAAGATCGGGGATATCAAACGCAAAGTGTCTGAGCTTGAGGACCAAATTAGGAATGAAATTCCGGATTGGCAAAACCGGCTCGCTCATTGGGTATCCGAAAATCAAACCAAGAACTCAAAATGGAAGATCTGGGACACCACCCTTCAAGACTGGGAGGGCGGCCTAAACCACCCCGAAGAACTCCCCGATCATAGTATCCTCATACAGGGCCATCCCACGGTGACCGGCGTTACCTTGATTGAAGGTAAATCGAGTCTCCCCATGGTTACTGGCATGCGCCTTGAGGCTTTCACACATGGCGACCTCCCCTTTCGCGGACCCGGTCGCAGCTACTGGGGCACGTTTGCGATTAGTGAATGGGAAGTCTATCGCAAATGGCCAGGCGAGGAAGATTGGACAAGGGTCGATTTACAAGAAGCCTGGGCGGATTTCAATCCACCGGTCAGTGGCCTAAAAGACTACTTTCACCATAAAACGCATGACCCCGAAAAGGAACGCCGTATCGGTCCCGCAGAGTTCCTTGCCGATGGAGACGATAAAACGGCCTGGAGCCCAGATCGCGGCCCGATCGTTCGGCATACAGAGTCTGTTGCGAGCATCCAATTTAAGGAGCCTCTTGCCATGCCAGAGGGAAGTGAGATTCGAGTGCGATTGATTCAGAATCACGGAGGTAGCTTGAATGGCCGTGATAACCAGCAGCTTGGCAGAATGCGCTTCTCGTTAACCGACTCCACCAATCTGGAAGTTCCCTCCCACGACCACGCAGTCACGTTGGCCCTGCAAAAGGCTGAAAAGGACCGAAGCGGGGAAGACTCGACTACCCTATTCCGAGCCTGGAGGAAAAGCGCTGAAGAATTTCGTGAAATCAACGAGCAAATCGCGCTGCTGGAATCAAAGTACCCCGAAGCAAAAACTAGTGTTCTCCACACCATGGATACAGAATCCGATTTCAAGCGAATCACTCGCCTCCTCGAAAAGGGTGAATGGAACAAACCTACCTTCGAAGTTGAGCGCCAGATCCCGGCCATCCTGAATCCACTTGACGTAGAAAATCCGACACGCCTGGATCTCGCTCGCTGGGTTACGAGCGAAGATACCCCTCTAACGGCTCGCGTTCACGTAAACCGGATCTGGCAGACCTTGTTTGGAGAAGGGCTCGTTACAACCCCTGAGGATTTTGGAACCCGCGCTCCGATTCCCGAATACCAGAACATCCTCGACTGGCTCGCTGTTGACTTTCTCGAAACCGATTGGAGCCAAAAACGACTGATCAAGAGTATCGTAATCAGTAAAACCTATCAACAGAGCTCCCGCAATCGACCTGATCTGCAGGAGAAAGATCCCACAAACCGGCTACTTGCTCGCGGTCCACGATTTCGAGCCGATGCCGAGGTGATACGCGACATTGCTCTCTACACTTCAGGGTTAATGAACCCCAAAATCGGGGGCCCCAGCATTTTCCCGCCCATACCCGATACAGTCATTAACGATAACTATGTCATACCAGAGTATTGGAAAGAAACGACTGATGAGAACCGCTATCGTCGATCCCTATATATCTTCCGGAAACGGGCGATGCCAGATCCAACCTTAGCATCATTTGACGCGCCGAATGCGGATATATCCTGTGTCAGGAGAGTCCGAACCAACTCCCCTCTTTCCGCCCTCACCTCACTCAACGAGCCTATATTCGTCGAGTCCGCGAAGGCGCTTGCACTCAGGATCCTTAAAGAAGGAGGGAACGACGACAAATCCAGGATCAATTATGGATATCTGCTCACTACGAGTCGCCCCGCAAAGGAACTCGAAATTCGGGAAATCAATCGCCTGATCGACGAGCAAAGCGAACGCCTTGCGGATGGGTGGCTGGACATTCAGGAAATCGCATTCATCGATACGGAAAATCCTCCCCAATTGCCAAACGGTATTTCGCCACGAGAATTGGCCTCCTGGGCGATTGCATCTCGAGTGCTGCTGAATTTGGATGAAAATTTAACCAAGAACTAA